CGCAAAGTATCCCAACGTCAAGCGGCTGGTCGATGAGATCATGGCACGGCCTGCCGCGGCCAAGGCGATCGCGCTGAAGGATAACTTCAAGTTCAAGGCCGAGATGGACGACGAGGCCCGCGGCAACATGTTCAAGCATATGTCGGTGAAGGCGGCCTGAGCGCGGCCGACACCGAAAACTTGTAGGGTGGGCAAAGGCGCACTTGCGCCGTGCCCACCTTTTTCTTTTCGAATGTGGCTTGAGGAATGGCGGGCACGCTTCGCTTTGCCCACCCTACAAGCTCAGCCTCGCAACGACTCAATGACTCAAATCGCGACAGCGAGCTTTTGCTCCGCGGGGAACGGACCGAGCACACGCTCCACCAGCGCGGAATCGCAGTATTCCTTGATCTCCTTGATCTTGCCGTTCTCGATCCGCCAGACCATGCAGTACTGATTGTCGTAGCGCTCCCCGGACTTGGTGACATTGTCCCCGCGGGCTTCGACGACGACGTAGTCGCCTTCCGCGATAAAATTGAACGCCAGCGTGCGCGGCCGCCCGGCGAAGAACGATCGGAAATGCCCCATCAGGCCGTTGTTGATGGCCTCGCGGCCCTTGAACTCATGCGACCAGGAATACTGGCCGGTGACGATCCAGATCGCGTCCTCAGCAAGGTTGTCGACGAACGTGGTCCCGCTCCGGTTCGCTGAGTCGGTGTAGACCTGTTGCACCAGCTTCTTGTTGGCGGCTGAACTCATCATTGTCTCCGTTCTTGCATGAGGGGCGAGAGCCCCCGAGGGGGTGATGGACATCAGGCCGCCGGAAATGGCTGGCTGACATCGGGTTCGGGCGGCAGGCGCAGGCCGTTGGCGAGATAGCCGACCGTCCGGTAGTAGCCGGCGAGCAGCAGCAGTTCGAGGATCGCTTCATCCCCGAACGCCGCCCGCAATTCCGACCACAGTTCGTCGCTGATGTCGCAGGTGTCGTGCAGTTCGTCAGCGAGGCGGATCAGCACCGCATCGTTGGCCTCCCAGCAGGCGCTGTCGGCGTCGCCATGCACCGTGGCGCTGACCTGCGCTGCGGTTAGCCCCGCCTCGCCGGCAAAGTAGTGCACGCGCATGCCCCACTCATATTCGCAGCCGCAGCGCGCGGTCACGCGATGCAGCAGGACCTCGCGCTGCCGGATGCTGAGCTTTGTTCCGGGAAGATAGCTCGGCGCGCCGCGAATGAAGCGCTCGAACAGTTCGGGATGGCGCGCGAGCGTGGTGAACAGGCGAAAGGGAGGCATCCAGGATCGCGGCATGCGATCGAAGGCGGCCTGAACTTTGTCGGGATAAGGCGGTGTGGCCGGCTCCAGTCGTGCGGTCATGCAGGCGGGTCTCGCTATTTCGGATGCCCG
This portion of the Bradyrhizobium sp. AZCC 2262 genome encodes:
- a CDS encoding carboxymuconolactone decarboxylase family protein; the encoded protein is MTARLEPATPPYPDKVQAAFDRMPRSWMPPFRLFTTLARHPELFERFIRGAPSYLPGTKLSIRQREVLLHRVTARCGCEYEWGMRVHYFAGEAGLTAAQVSATVHGDADSACWEANDAVLIRLADELHDTCDISDELWSELRAAFGDEAILELLLLAGYYRTVGYLANGLRLPPEPDVSQPFPAA
- a CDS encoding nuclear transport factor 2 family protein; the protein is MSSAANKKLVQQVYTDSANRSGTTFVDNLAEDAIWIVTGQYSWSHEFKGREAINNGLMGHFRSFFAGRPRTLAFNFIAEGDYVVVEARGDNVTKSGERYDNQYCMVWRIENGKIKEIKEYCDSALVERVLGPFPAEQKLAVAI